In the Flavobacterium sp. J372 genome, one interval contains:
- a CDS encoding DUF3347 domain-containing protein, whose amino-acid sequence MKSLSKIVMVIAVLLSSINGFAQIKNAKTETVKIYGNCGMCKTTIEKAGNVKKVASVDWNKDTKMATLTYDGDKTNQDEILKRIALAGYDSEKFRAPDDAYAKLAGCCQYDRPVKTVAKNKEAGMDMNAGHGNHDHSQMAANKDAAQNQSQLKAVFDNYFSVKDALIKTDAATASAKAAELATSLKAVDMNKLSAEEHTAWMKVMQDLTANAESISKSKDVAKQRSAFAALSGSIYTLAKVSKQDTPVYYQHCPMYNGGKGANWLSKENAVKNPYYGSQMLTCGSTVETIK is encoded by the coding sequence ATGAAATCATTATCAAAAATAGTGATGGTAATCGCCGTATTACTATCATCAATAAACGGCTTCGCACAAATCAAGAATGCGAAAACAGAAACCGTAAAGATTTATGGCAATTGTGGTATGTGCAAAACCACCATCGAAAAAGCAGGTAACGTAAAAAAGGTAGCCAGTGTGGACTGGAACAAAGATACCAAGATGGCTACGCTCACCTATGACGGCGACAAAACAAATCAGGATGAAATCCTGAAACGTATCGCTTTGGCTGGTTATGACAGTGAGAAGTTCCGTGCGCCGGATGACGCATATGCTAAACTGGCTGGTTGCTGCCAGTATGATAGACCAGTGAAGACGGTTGCCAAAAACAAGGAGGCGGGAATGGACATGAATGCCGGACATGGCAATCACGACCATAGCCAAATGGCAGCTAACAAAGATGCAGCCCAAAACCAATCACAGCTAAAGGCTGTATTTGACAACTACTTTTCAGTGAAAGATGCTTTGATAAAAACCGATGCAGCGACCGCATCTGCCAAAGCCGCTGAATTGGCTACATCCCTTAAAGCAGTCGATATGAATAAGCTATCGGCAGAGGAACATACGGCTTGGATGAAAGTAATGCAGGACTTAACGGCCAATGCGGAAAGCATTTCAAAATCAAAAGACGTTGCAAAACAAAGAAGTGCTTTTGCGGCACTTTCGGGAAGCATCTACACACTGGCTAAAGTGTCTAAACAGGACACCCCCGTTTATTACCAGCACTGTCCTATGTACAATGGAGGTAAGGGAGCCAATTGGCTAAGTAAAGAGAATGCCGTTAAAAATCCATATTACGGCTCACAGATGCTTACCTGCGGCAGTACGGTCGAAACCATTAAATAA
- a CDS encoding cation-translocating P-type ATPase, which produces MAANDLYTIKQVFPVLGMTCASCAASAESIVNFQPGVKSASVNYATGNLTVEFEPGRTDVIQLQKAVQSVGYDLLLEDEEQRQEALEAIYAQKYTQLKKKAFWAVLFSLPVVVLGMFAMDMPYANEMMWVFSTPVVIWLGRDFFINAWKQAKYRSANMDTLVALSTGIAYLFSVFNMLFPAFWHKRGLHAHVYFEAAAVVIAFILLGKLLEERAKGSTSSAIRKLMGLQPKTVTVVLADGSLRQTPLDQVIPGDVIQVKPGEKIAVDGIVTSGTSYVDESMLSGEPIPVAKKIAEKVFAGTINQRGAFEFKAINVGKETMLAHIIKMVQDAQGSKAPVQKLVDKIAGIFVPAVMGIATVTFMLWWVLGGENGIVQGLQAAITVLIIACPCALGLATPTAIMVGVGKGAENGILIKDAESLELAKRVTAVVLDKTGTITEGKPLVMNIVWLDNDDTSKNVLLSMEKRSEHPLAGAVVNHFGDLPTIPLSNFESITGKGLNARHNNENYFAGSKRLLEENNIRIDVSLQKQAEEWDKLSVTVIWFADSRQALCVIGISDKVKETSAMAVRQMQGMGIELYMLTGDNHATARSISEQTGLRYYKAEVLPQQKADFIKELQGKGKVVAMVGDGINDSAALATADISIAMGKGADIAMDVAKMTIISSDLTRIPQAIRLSEKIVATIRQNLFWAFIYNLIGIPIAAGILYPVNGFLLDPMVAGAAMALSSVSVVSNSLRLKLKK; this is translated from the coding sequence ATGGCAGCAAATGACCTTTATACTATAAAACAGGTGTTCCCTGTTCTGGGTATGACTTGCGCTTCCTGCGCGGCAAGCGCTGAAAGTATCGTTAACTTTCAACCGGGTGTCAAGAGCGCTTCAGTGAACTATGCTACGGGAAATTTGACAGTCGAATTTGAACCCGGCAGAACAGATGTCATCCAACTGCAAAAGGCGGTGCAGTCTGTGGGTTACGACCTATTGCTGGAAGATGAGGAACAAAGGCAGGAGGCATTAGAAGCGATTTATGCCCAAAAGTATACACAACTTAAGAAAAAAGCTTTCTGGGCTGTCCTTTTCTCGTTACCCGTAGTAGTACTAGGGATGTTCGCTATGGATATGCCCTATGCGAATGAGATGATGTGGGTATTTTCTACTCCTGTCGTAATTTGGCTGGGTAGGGACTTTTTCATCAATGCATGGAAGCAGGCAAAATACCGCTCTGCCAATATGGATACATTGGTAGCGCTCAGCACCGGCATTGCTTACCTGTTCAGTGTTTTCAATATGTTATTTCCGGCCTTTTGGCACAAGAGAGGCTTGCATGCGCACGTCTATTTTGAAGCAGCAGCGGTTGTCATCGCATTTATCCTGCTTGGTAAGCTTTTGGAAGAAAGGGCTAAAGGAAGCACCTCCTCGGCCATCAGGAAGCTGATGGGCCTACAGCCAAAAACTGTTACGGTAGTGCTCGCAGATGGATCGCTTCGGCAGACTCCTCTTGACCAGGTAATCCCTGGCGATGTCATACAGGTGAAACCGGGCGAAAAGATAGCGGTGGATGGTATAGTGACCTCGGGAACGTCGTATGTGGACGAAAGTATGTTAAGCGGAGAGCCTATACCGGTAGCCAAAAAGATAGCCGAAAAGGTATTCGCAGGTACGATTAACCAACGGGGCGCTTTTGAGTTCAAGGCGATAAACGTAGGGAAAGAAACCATGCTTGCACACATAATAAAAATGGTGCAGGATGCCCAAGGCAGCAAAGCACCCGTGCAGAAACTGGTGGATAAAATTGCAGGCATTTTTGTTCCCGCGGTGATGGGTATTGCAACCGTTACCTTTATGCTATGGTGGGTGTTAGGTGGTGAAAACGGCATAGTACAGGGGTTACAGGCAGCTATTACCGTTCTTATAATAGCCTGCCCCTGCGCATTGGGGTTGGCGACTCCCACTGCCATTATGGTTGGTGTTGGTAAAGGCGCAGAGAATGGGATACTTATAAAAGATGCCGAAAGCCTTGAGTTGGCGAAACGAGTTACTGCCGTGGTACTTGACAAAACGGGGACTATTACAGAAGGAAAGCCACTTGTTATGAACATTGTGTGGCTGGATAATGATGATACATCAAAAAATGTCCTTTTGAGCATGGAAAAGCGCTCCGAGCATCCTTTGGCAGGAGCAGTGGTTAACCACTTTGGTGATCTTCCAACGATTCCTTTATCCAACTTTGAAAGCATAACAGGTAAGGGGCTAAATGCCCGGCACAATAACGAAAACTACTTTGCAGGCAGTAAAAGGCTGTTAGAAGAAAATAATATCCGTATTGATGTGAGCCTGCAAAAGCAAGCTGAGGAATGGGATAAACTATCGGTTACGGTTATATGGTTTGCCGATAGCAGACAAGCCTTATGTGTAATCGGCATATCGGATAAGGTTAAAGAAACTTCTGCCATGGCCGTCCGACAGATGCAGGGAATGGGAATTGAGCTTTACATGTTGACGGGCGATAACCACGCTACGGCCAGGTCAATCTCAGAACAAACCGGCCTACGGTATTACAAGGCCGAGGTATTGCCACAGCAGAAAGCCGATTTTATCAAAGAACTGCAAGGTAAAGGAAAGGTAGTGGCAATGGTGGGCGATGGTATCAATGACAGCGCTGCACTTGCGACAGCCGATATAAGTATCGCGATGGGCAAAGGTGCAGACATCGCAATGGACGTAGCCAAGATGACCATCATTTCGTCAGACCTCACAAGGATACCACAGGCCATACGTTTGTCAGAAAAGATCGTAGCTACAATTAGGCAAAACCTGTTTTGGGCATTTATATACAACTTGATCGGCATCCCTATAGCAGCTGGGATTTTATACCCGGTGAACGGTTTCCTGCTGGATCCTATGGTCGCAGGAGCTGCGATGGCGCTCAGCAGCGTAAGCGTGGTGTCTAACAGCTTACGCCTAAAGCTGAAAAAATAA
- a CDS encoding efflux RND transporter permease subunit: MIEKIISWSTHNRFFVWIGILLIVVGGVWSVMTTPVDAIPDLSENQVIVYTEWMGRNPQIMEDQITYPLVSNLQGIPNVKAIRAASMFGMSFIFVVFNDDAEIYWARTRVLERLNFAQKALPQGVTPTLGPDGTGVGHVFWYTLQGDGYDLGELRAVQDWYVKFAMQNVEGVSEVASFGGFQKQYQVSVNPNKLIYYNISAMDVANALKANNRDVGGSIYEMNRMGYMIRGLGYIKDIRDIEEISVGSNKSIPIKLKDVADVQMSSDIRLGIVEENGEGEVVGGVVVARYGENAKEVIDRVKERLGDVEKGLPPGVKIKIAYDRSNLIEAAIATLKEALWEEIIVVSLVVLIFLFHVRSAVVAIVTIPLSVLIGFMFVKMFGISLNIMSLGGIALAIGDLVDAGIVMTENAYKGLVKAVLKSEE; this comes from the coding sequence ATGATAGAGAAAATTATTTCATGGTCAACGCACAACCGCTTTTTCGTGTGGATAGGCATACTGCTGATTGTGGTTGGGGGCGTATGGTCGGTAATGACCACACCGGTTGATGCCATCCCCGACCTTTCCGAAAATCAGGTCATCGTTTACACCGAATGGATGGGACGTAACCCCCAAATCATGGAAGACCAGATTACCTACCCTTTGGTTTCCAACTTGCAGGGTATTCCCAACGTTAAGGCCATTCGTGCAGCATCTATGTTTGGCATGAGTTTCATCTTTGTTGTATTTAATGACGATGCAGAAATCTATTGGGCAAGAACCCGTGTTTTGGAGCGGTTGAACTTCGCTCAAAAAGCATTACCACAAGGGGTAACTCCCACTCTCGGTCCCGATGGAACAGGCGTGGGTCATGTTTTTTGGTACACGCTTCAGGGCGATGGTTACGATTTGGGCGAACTCCGTGCAGTGCAGGACTGGTATGTAAAATTTGCAATGCAGAATGTAGAAGGTGTGAGCGAGGTGGCCTCTTTCGGAGGTTTCCAAAAACAATATCAGGTGAGCGTCAATCCCAACAAACTTATTTACTACAACATTTCAGCAATGGATGTGGCAAATGCCCTTAAAGCCAACAATCGTGACGTTGGAGGAAGTATCTATGAAATGAACCGTATGGGTTATATGATTAGAGGATTAGGTTATATCAAAGACATCCGGGATATAGAAGAAATTTCCGTTGGCTCAAATAAATCCATTCCCATCAAGCTGAAAGATGTTGCCGATGTACAAATGAGCAGCGACATCCGATTGGGAATTGTAGAAGAAAACGGCGAAGGCGAAGTAGTGGGCGGTGTGGTGGTTGCCAGATATGGCGAAAATGCAAAAGAAGTGATTGACCGTGTAAAAGAAAGGTTAGGCGATGTGGAAAAAGGTTTGCCTCCCGGAGTGAAGATTAAAATTGCTTACGACCGTAGCAATTTAATTGAAGCTGCCATTGCAACATTGAAAGAGGCGTTGTGGGAAGAAATTATTGTGGTTTCATTAGTGGTGCTGATTTTTCTTTTCCATGTGCGAAGCGCAGTAGTGGCCATTGTTACCATTCCCTTGTCGGTGCTGATTGGCTTTATGTTCGTGAAAATGTTTGGCATTTCACTCAACATTATGTCATTGGGCGGTATTGCCTTAGCCATTGGCGATTTGGTGGATGCGGGAATTGTGATGACTGAAAACGCTTATAAAGGTTTAGTAAAAGCAGTTTTAAAATCAGAAGAATAA
- a CDS encoding efflux RND transporter permease subunit, which yields MRVRPKLMTVMADMIGLMPILLATGVGSDVMKPITIPFVFGLITSTLFVLIVLPVIYQIVKEREIKKYGKVEFLENID from the coding sequence ATGCGTGTACGACCTAAACTGATGACGGTAATGGCCGATATGATTGGTTTAATGCCTATTCTTTTGGCAACAGGTGTAGGTAGTGATGTCATGAAGCCTATTACAATACCTTTTGTTTTTGGCCTAATAACTTCTACTCTTTTCGTATTAATCGTTTTGCCAGTTATATATCAAATCGTCAAGGAAAGAGAAATAAAAAAATATGGTAAAGTAGAATTTTTAGAAAACATAGATTAA
- a CDS encoding heavy-metal-associated domain-containing protein: protein MDNKEFLFKTNINCGGCVAKVTPFLNDAEGVCHWEVDTQNKDKVLTVKSEGISQEQVMQTVQRAGFKIEPLPQ from the coding sequence ATGGACAACAAGGAATTTCTATTTAAGACAAATATCAACTGCGGGGGATGTGTGGCGAAGGTAACTCCATTTTTGAATGATGCTGAAGGTGTCTGCCACTGGGAAGTTGATACGCAAAATAAAGACAAGGTGCTGACAGTTAAATCCGAGGGTATATCTCAGGAGCAGGTGATGCAGACGGTTCAAAGGGCCGGCTTTAAAATAGAACCTTTGCCTCAGTAG
- a CDS encoding phosphoribosylpyrophosphate synthetase, with translation MVQYNDMVQALKDLRQRGYSMDFSLLPDCLYCASKSLKLKPEDFTVTETHRFESLDSSPDNNAVIYAISSNDGKSKGVLVDAYGTYAEEMSHEMVKKLNAT, from the coding sequence ATGGTACAGTACAATGACATGGTGCAGGCACTTAAAGACCTAAGACAGCGTGGGTACAGTATGGACTTTAGTCTGTTGCCGGACTGCCTTTACTGTGCGTCAAAGAGCCTGAAACTAAAACCGGAGGATTTTACGGTTACGGAAACTCATAGGTTTGAAAGCCTCGACAGTAGTCCTGATAACAATGCCGTGATTTATGCCATATCGTCCAATGACGGTAAGAGCAAAGGGGTACTTGTTGATGCCTATGGTACTTATGCTGAAGAAATGTCCCATGAGATGGTAAAAAAATTAAATGCAACATAA
- a CDS encoding efflux RND transporter permease subunit: MEKQRIGNTKELSEEERIKIIERSSRTVGRAVFFSILVTLISFSPILFLEGQEKKMFSPLVWTKTFTMIGSAIIALFVVPMLLRSLMKGKLIPESRNPVANFFIKIYSPVLRLCQHWKKTVIAIAALIVVGSIPFVVRLGSEFMPPLDEGSLLFMPVTLPDVSNNEAKRILQVQDKLIMSVPEVENVLGKAGRAYTATDNAPVSMIESIVVLKPQSEWRKGMTTEKLISELNEKVQIPGVTSGWTQPIINRINMLSTGVRTDIGVKIYGQNLDTIYNLSRQIEKSLKGIDGLADLYVEQLTGGKYLDIRINREEIARYNLSIEEVNMLIEMALGGMPLTNTIEGRQRFSVSIRLAQDFRSDIEEIKRTPLQTSGYGVIPLSAVADVEISEGPPMINSENAMLRGTVLFNVRGRDMGSVVGDAKKRIDADFQKLPKGYFIEWSGQYENKVRAENRLKIIIPITLLIIAFVLYFTFHSVKEMVIVLSSIPIALIGGYIQCIFSM, encoded by the coding sequence ATGGAAAAGCAAAGAATAGGAAATACAAAAGAATTGAGTGAGGAAGAACGTATCAAAATCATTGAACGCTCATCACGCACTGTTGGAAGAGCCGTTTTCTTTTCCATATTGGTAACGCTCATTTCATTCTCTCCCATATTGTTTCTCGAAGGGCAGGAAAAGAAAATGTTTTCGCCTTTGGTATGGACAAAAACCTTTACTATGATTGGCTCCGCCATTATAGCATTATTTGTTGTCCCAATGCTGTTGCGTTCTTTAATGAAAGGCAAGCTCATTCCTGAAAGCAGAAACCCCGTTGCAAATTTCTTTATAAAAATATACAGCCCTGTTTTGCGCCTTTGCCAGCATTGGAAAAAAACGGTAATTGCTATTGCTGCTTTAATCGTGGTGGGTAGCATTCCTTTTGTAGTGCGTTTGGGTTCGGAATTTATGCCACCGTTAGACGAAGGTTCTCTTTTGTTTATGCCCGTTACACTTCCTGATGTTTCCAACAACGAAGCCAAACGTATTTTGCAGGTGCAGGACAAGCTCATTATGTCCGTTCCCGAAGTGGAAAATGTTCTGGGCAAAGCAGGTCGTGCCTATACTGCAACCGACAATGCTCCGGTAAGTATGATTGAAAGCATTGTTGTATTAAAACCCCAATCGGAGTGGCGTAAAGGCATGACCACCGAAAAGCTGATTTCGGAACTGAACGAAAAAGTGCAGATACCTGGTGTTACAAGTGGTTGGACACAGCCTATAATCAATCGTATCAATATGCTTTCGACAGGTGTCCGGACAGATATTGGTGTGAAAATTTATGGGCAAAACTTAGATACTATCTACAACCTTTCAAGGCAAATTGAAAAATCATTGAAAGGTATTGATGGGCTTGCAGATTTATATGTAGAGCAACTCACAGGGGGGAAATATTTGGATATAAGAATTAATCGGGAAGAAATTGCCCGATATAATCTTTCTATTGAAGAAGTGAATATGCTTATTGAAATGGCATTAGGAGGAATGCCTTTGACCAATACCATTGAAGGCAGGCAGCGTTTCAGCGTTTCCATACGCTTAGCGCAGGATTTTAGAAGCGATATAGAAGAAATAAAACGAACGCCTTTGCAGACATCGGGTTACGGTGTTATTCCATTGTCAGCAGTGGCGGATGTTGAAATTTCGGAAGGCCCGCCAATGATAAATTCTGAAAATGCCATGCTGCGGGGAACGGTTCTGTTCAATGTGCGTGGCAGGGATATGGGAAGCGTAGTTGGCGATGCTAAAAAACGTATTGATGCAGATTTTCAAAAGCTGCCCAAAGGCTATTTTATTGAATGGAGTGGGCAATATGAAAATAAGGTTCGAGCAGAGAACCGTTTAAAAATCATCATTCCCATTACGCTTTTGATAATTGCTTTTGTCCTCTATTTCACTTTCCATTCGGTTAAGGAAATGGTGATTGTCCTTTCAAGTATTCCCATTGCATTAATCGGGGGGTATATTCAATGTATTTTTTCGATGTGA
- a CDS encoding AraC family transcriptional regulator, producing the protein MTTLYIKNMVCNRCIMVVENELGKLGLKTKYVRLGEAALENELSVTEREKLKDILISLGFALIDDKKGKIIEKIKNTIIHLVHYHQGELKTNLSDVLKDELNHDYNYLSSLFSEVEGTTIEKYYIAQRIEKVKELLVYDELSLSEIAFRLNYSSVGYLSNQFKKVTGLTPSHFKQVKEEKRRPLDSL; encoded by the coding sequence ATGACAACATTATATATAAAAAATATGGTTTGCAACCGCTGTATCATGGTGGTAGAAAACGAACTCGGTAAACTTGGCCTGAAGACAAAATATGTACGATTGGGCGAAGCTGCATTGGAAAATGAGCTTTCAGTCACGGAAAGGGAAAAGCTGAAAGATATCCTGATCTCCCTAGGATTTGCCCTTATAGATGACAAAAAGGGCAAGATTATTGAAAAAATAAAAAACACAATAATCCATTTGGTGCACTACCACCAGGGTGAATTGAAGACCAATTTGTCAGATGTGCTTAAGGATGAGCTGAATCACGACTACAATTACTTATCCAGTCTTTTTTCAGAAGTGGAGGGCACTACAATCGAGAAGTACTACATTGCGCAGAGAATAGAAAAGGTAAAGGAACTCCTGGTGTACGACGAATTGTCATTGAGTGAGATTGCCTTCCGCCTGAATTACTCCAGCGTTGGATACCTGAGCAACCAGTTTAAAAAAGTGACCGGACTCACGCCGAGCCATTTCAAACAGGTAAAGGAAGAGAAAAGAAGGCCCCTGGATAGTTTATAA
- a CDS encoding heavy metal translocating P-type ATPase: protein MKKYTCPMHPQVLKDEPGKCPLCGMALVHVGGTSASHEHTSEHGHSGHSQHGHADENFNKHEGHHTGDFLTRFWISLVITIPILLLSHMIQQWLGFSLVFNGDKYVLLALGTVIYSYGGLPFLKGMIGEIKAKAIGMMTLVAIAISVAYVYSVAVVFGLQGMDFFWELATLIDIMLLGHWLEMRSQMAASRALQSLVALLPNDVTVERGGEAVKIKLEDLQSGETAIIKPGEKIPADGLVLEGLSYINESMLTGESVPVKKEKDGKVIAGSINGDGALKVKVTAVGKDSYLNRVINLVQEAQATKSNTQNLADKVAKWLTFIAIAVGIGTFAYWYASSGDIAFALERMVTVMVTACPHALGVAIPLVVAISTTLSATNGLLIRNRTAFETTRKLSTVIFDKTGTLTKGSHAVEKVIPLTDEYNADEVIQYAAAVQQNSEHHIAKGIMATLKEKSLALWKSENFSYMQGIGVKGVVNGKNIVAGGPNYFTENHLSLPEIPSEINQEAETVNFVLIDDRVIGIITLADSIREGSAQAIEELKKMGIKSFLLTGDNDRIAAAVAGKLGMDGYLANVLPHNKQEKVKEFQAKGEIVAMTGDGVNDAPALAQADVGIAVGSGTDVAAETADIILVDSDPRDVVKLIDFGRLTYKKMIQNLIWAVGYNVVAIPLAAGIFYPNFVLSPAMGAVLMSVSTIVVAINSQLLKRRLS, encoded by the coding sequence ATGAAAAAATACACGTGTCCTATGCACCCGCAGGTGCTAAAAGACGAACCAGGCAAATGCCCTCTTTGTGGCATGGCATTGGTTCACGTTGGCGGTACGTCAGCTTCTCATGAACACACATCAGAACATGGGCATTCCGGGCATTCTCAACATGGCCATGCTGATGAAAACTTTAATAAACATGAGGGACATCATACAGGCGATTTCCTCACACGTTTTTGGATAAGCCTTGTCATTACAATCCCTATCCTGCTCCTGTCGCACATGATACAGCAATGGTTAGGTTTCTCCCTTGTTTTCAATGGCGATAAATATGTGCTGCTGGCATTGGGTACGGTGATTTATAGCTATGGAGGCTTGCCATTCCTAAAAGGAATGATTGGCGAGATAAAAGCCAAGGCCATAGGCATGATGACCCTTGTCGCCATTGCCATATCCGTAGCCTATGTCTATTCCGTAGCCGTTGTATTTGGCTTGCAGGGTATGGACTTCTTTTGGGAACTGGCAACCCTTATTGACATCATGCTGTTAGGGCATTGGCTGGAAATGCGTTCCCAAATGGCTGCTTCACGGGCATTGCAGTCATTGGTGGCTTTGCTGCCCAACGATGTTACCGTGGAACGTGGCGGAGAAGCCGTAAAGATAAAGCTCGAAGACCTGCAAAGCGGTGAAACGGCTATCATAAAACCGGGTGAAAAAATTCCAGCCGATGGATTGGTACTGGAGGGGCTTTCGTATATCAACGAGAGTATGCTTACCGGAGAAAGTGTTCCCGTAAAAAAGGAAAAAGACGGAAAGGTCATCGCAGGCTCTATCAATGGCGATGGTGCGCTGAAAGTCAAGGTAACAGCCGTGGGAAAAGACAGCTACCTGAACAGGGTTATCAATCTTGTGCAGGAAGCGCAGGCTACCAAGTCTAATACACAGAACCTTGCGGACAAAGTTGCCAAATGGCTCACCTTTATTGCCATTGCCGTTGGCATAGGCACATTTGCCTATTGGTATGCAAGCAGTGGAGATATTGCCTTTGCGCTTGAAAGAATGGTGACGGTGATGGTAACGGCCTGCCCGCACGCATTGGGCGTGGCTATCCCGTTGGTGGTCGCCATTTCCACAACGCTTTCGGCGACCAATGGCCTGCTCATCCGCAACCGTACGGCATTTGAAACCACCCGCAAACTTTCCACCGTCATTTTTGATAAGACTGGTACACTCACCAAAGGTTCCCATGCAGTAGAAAAGGTTATACCGTTAACGGATGAATATAATGCCGATGAGGTTATCCAGTATGCTGCCGCAGTACAGCAAAATTCGGAACACCATATTGCTAAAGGCATTATGGCTACATTGAAAGAAAAGAGCCTTGCCTTATGGAAATCTGAAAACTTTAGCTATATGCAGGGCATAGGTGTAAAAGGTGTCGTGAACGGCAAAAATATCGTAGCTGGCGGCCCGAATTATTTCACCGAAAACCACCTTTCCCTGCCGGAAATACCAAGCGAAATCAATCAGGAAGCCGAAACGGTCAACTTTGTCCTCATTGATGACAGGGTAATCGGCATCATTACTTTGGCAGACAGCATCCGTGAGGGTTCGGCACAGGCGATTGAGGAACTCAAAAAAATGGGCATCAAGTCCTTTCTGCTCACCGGGGACAACGACAGGATTGCTGCTGCCGTAGCCGGAAAATTGGGTATGGACGGGTATTTGGCCAATGTGCTTCCGCATAACAAGCAGGAGAAAGTAAAGGAGTTTCAGGCAAAAGGCGAAATCGTAGCAATGACTGGTGATGGTGTAAATGATGCACCTGCACTGGCACAGGCAGATGTTGGAATTGCCGTGGGTTCCGGTACGGACGTGGCTGCCGAAACAGCCGATATCATATTGGTGGACAGCGACCCGAGGGATGTGGTCAAACTGATTGACTTTGGCAGACTTACCTACAAGAAAATGATACAGAACCTGATATGGGCGGTTGGCTACAACGTGGTGGCAATACCACTTGCAGCAGGTATATTCTATCCAAATTTTGTTTTAAGCCCAGCAATGGGTGCGGTATTGATGAGCGTAAGTACGATAGTAGTAGCGATTAATTCCCAACTTTTAAAAAGGAGACTGTCATGA